The proteins below come from a single Vanessa cardui chromosome 7, ilVanCard2.1, whole genome shotgun sequence genomic window:
- the LOC124531225 gene encoding uncharacterized protein LOC124531225 → MFLQGRIIIVWLSWLIGGICGVVILLIIVCYCRLMPRHQKSFDEQYLKEHYTIKEGHGYTSQENYRIKHTEVQVQRHVRPASYAGDAECRRQREPTRAPTHCYVNRVPDTPRDNAVQYASSGMLDEMEGAASIDALKTRSLPAFLRPKPRPLSTEDDLHQLYAKVNLSKKYKNRMRNEHAAIIALSKSHSQFFDADAVIVYDQRTAL, encoded by the exons ATGTTTCTGCag GGTCGCATTATAATTGTTTGGTTATCTTGGCTTATTGGAGGAATTTGCGGTGTCGTTATTCTGTTAATTATTGTATGCTACTGCCGCCTAATGCCGCGACATCAGAAATCTTTCG atgaACAATATCTAAAAGAACATTACACCATTAAAGAAGGACATGGATATACAAGTCAGGAAAACTATAGGATTAAACACACTGAG GTGCAAGTTCAGAGGCATGTACGGCCTGCAAGCTATGCAGGGGATGCAGAGTGCAGACGGCAGAGGGAGCCTACACGAGCACCTACACACTGCTATGTTAATCGGGTACCAGACACACCACGAGATAATGCTGTACAATATGCTTCTAGCGGCA tgTTAGATGAGATGGAAGGAGCTGCAAGCATTGATGCTCTGAAAACACGTTCGCTGCCTGCTTTCTTACGCCCCAAGCCACGGCCACTCTCTACGGAAGATGATTTACATCAGCTGTATGCTAAG GTAAATTTAAGCAAGAAGTATAAGAACCGCATGCGTAACGAGCACGCCGCCATCATCGCCCTCAGCAAGTCTCACAGTCAGTTCTTCGACGCCGACGCCGTCATCGTCTACGACCAGAGGACGGCGCTCTGA
- the LOC124531159 gene encoding cilia- and flagella-associated protein 43, which translates to MVGTSESDADVQDETYKPNVRWAIPQKLNSMTFVGRDVVAVAHDIYIIFFNLKTKTELVYVSNEKNKGDGVDVVAGHRSHLFAFAEKTKNPRIFVVNYPVFQILAELKDNDVNRYKGLCMMESDLIAAFSGFPNYLISVWSWRTLQRLISIPTGVVRRSQIYMASRTHMLLCQCWGEGLTVWEVAQCYKRCLMLKRKKEEVTGWDVPDPKLVNVCWSNEGQLYAIDDEANLYSLLSDGIGMVTNLEWSEKIKGTHKPCMCSFSNGILIYGPDSCIRSLKKVEHKWQVVWKYISDDVVVRLVSNSSSDVAIMWTMKGFVYKITGESEEKIEVNLFTFKQRNIKKIQLIAPSYTHIATMNNVGVLCIYEVATAKLVLVKYVSGDDVSFETSPVDPLLIIYGEVGHNYGMALFTYDPEEGLQKVGSMCLTHQIVSRVVFSRTGRELVAAAMSAGHIFILKLSEDYKLTLIRYTELGRGLADCYLMKVGEAIRVFSLVLFSDKYAIGERIICINAVTGKDNKFAGKMAGPYAQLLPLHTRDTALAVPHMSSQMHVLRLSGDKGITVSVKMGPVVETGHHLKHFQAFFNNGALLTYGADGTVILRLPNVFEEYELQLIVTHRYESSVEQALIDADNRFIVSLANNKTFAVHFLRNKKSERHELQHTPPDVDLFNESTNTITIIDKNDKNYLDLQEDKKVKEEAMDYKKQREDVVRSLETVQSRLVELLEENLAERPLHQLSLSEFNLHLEHKKERIKQAEKEREQIRLVTEARIRAQDKVTAWIKSQCWDTMLTPRVKLFAIFSHYQVENYAVLPTQRDKWPELQQIEALRSIEMECDTNLFRPWEEHAESFSIEENQAQMGPQSMLSVKEGRKSTESQLIPEIVEPDESLEGEPYVLSGSNAHRFIQIPTFMIPQTMAYSFLHMNWLQHIVKLNVQNMRLWFNKEFDELMNQKKREIGLVEERNARLRFIIEELNKLSDLRGSFHHLTIQIRDPEWKQEEQPHRLIKVDPEECSIEPYVSPSQVVIPPPEPRPPDDFRERALMYMMDGVLEKLWHEEIKKPIPMPLCMLEKDPEHFNEDDLRLVFDYEAKVKFRNEERDKYRKMLHAEYAKLSQILNEGIVKFNQRVKETWLTKLRVDSVIGQENLNLMRLRRTNLDRVEMAEQLEEMRSDIKKYEGEIEVLQRELHLIHEQSEECQAAYDALTQKDKYLDRTFKNHFSDLSPIIVDQCYKFFKKRPKWHQRATMISVVLYDLANAVLTGIRPPLLHVDCVEFFKGVEQLDQISNMPPVMDEGLWATMCKLRRTKIENEIRMRAVAQEMSCVEAAAAAWRAAVLARRQRLARVADDTAQHRHAAELAARNYTMQLVLPAGQVEIITTGHIEDFEDATLIPREEIEKVNDVILKVGDWKLKMMRKQIEFRKGILSKEWEHAQMKMKLRHMEQELQSYRRLKVPKELQSYLKNLELGYTDEQDYVRMEKEIEASKTSVNKIINEQIRKVEEMEVKINALDAQAQQLEKSIVSLNVKVSEKKLNEDPLEPIRIRRIFKKRMETLVMRSKLVREVQSNHTRIVLLQTELELLRLKTYPTLASFRTIN; encoded by the exons ATGGTCGGAACTTCTGAAAGTGATGCCGATGTACAAGATGAAACTTATAAACCGAACGTGAG atGGGCGATACCCCAAAAGCTGAATAGTATGACTTTTGTTGGAAGAGATGTAGTCGCGGTAGCTCAcgacatttacataatattctttaatttaaaaacgaaaactGAGTTAGTATATGTTTCTAATGAAAAGAATAAGGGAGATGGCGTCGATGTTGTAGCAG GTCACAGGTCCCATCTTTTTGCGTTTGCTGAAAAAACGAAGAATCCTCGAATTTTTGTTGTAAACTATCCAGTTTTTCAGATATTAGCAGAATTAAAAG aCAACGACGTAAATCGATACAAAGGCCTCTGCATGATGGAGTCGGACTTGATCGCGGCCTTCAGCGGTTTTCCCAACTACCTCATATCAGTGTGGAGTTGGCGTACTCTTCAGCGGCTGATTTCGATTCCTACCGGGGTAGTGCGACGAAGTCAGATTTACAT gGCCAGCCGTACACATATGCTATTGTGTCAATGCTGGGGCGAAGGTCTCACCGTTTGGGAGGTGGCACAATGCTATAAGCGTTGCTTGATGCTTAAACGTAAAAAGGAAGAAGTGACAGGGTGGGATGTGCCTGACCCTAAACTCGTCAATGTGTGCTGGAGTAACGAAGGACAATTATATGCCATTGATGACGAAGCCAATCTCTATAGT ttgCTGTCTGATGGAATAGGTATGGTCACAAATTTGGAATGGTCAGAAAAAATAAAAGGCACTCATAAGCCTTGTATGTGTTCATTTAGCAATGGCATTCTGATATACGGTCCTGATTCGTGCATTCGG TCTCTCAAAAAAGTTGAACATAAATGGCAAGTTGTTTGGAAGTACATTTCTGACGATGTAGTGGTACGTCTGGTGTCCAACTCTTCCTCAGATGTCGCTATAATGTGGACAATGAAaggttttgtttataaaattactggCGAGTCAGAGGAGAAGATCGAAGTtaatctttttacttttaaacaaag aaatattaaaaaaatacaattgatcGCTCCAAGTTATACTCACATCGCAACAATGAATAATGTAGGCGTTCTTTGTATTTACGAAGTGGCAACTGCAAAATTA GTACTTGTCAAATACGTAAGTGGAGATGATGTATCTTTTGAAACCAGCCCAGTTGATCCACTGTTAATAATTTATGGTGAAGTTGGCCATAATTACGGGATGGCTCTCTTTACATATGACCCAGAGGAGGGCCTACAAAAGGTCGGCAGTATGTGCTTAACACACCAGATCGTTTCAAGAGTTGTATTTTCAAGAACGGGAAGAGAATTAGTCGCCGCTGCTATGTCCGCCGgtcatatatttattctaaag TTATCAGAAGATTACAAGCTTACCCTAATTCGATATACAGAGTTGGGTCGAGGTCTTGCTGACTGTTATCTCATGAAGGTAGGAGAAGCAATCCGAGTGTTCAGCCTCGTTCTTTTCTCAGACAAATACGCAATAG gTGAGCGTATAATATGCATAAATGCAGTGACGGGCAAGGATAATAAGTTTGCGGGCAAGATGGCGGGTCCATATGCGCAGCTCTTGCCTCTTCATACACGGGATACAGCTCTTGCAGTCCCCCATATGTCTTCGCAGATGCACGTGTTACGACTCTCTGGGGAC AAAGGTATAACAGTATCTGTGAAAATGGGTCCAGTGGTCGAGACAGGAcatcatttaaaacattttcaagcGTTTTTCAACAATGGCGCTCTTCTTACTTATGGCGCTGATGGAACTGTTATACTTCGGCTGCCAAACGTTTTTGAGGaatatg AATTGCAACTAATAGTAACTCATCGGTATGAATCCAGTGTCGAACAAGCTCTTATCGATGCAGATAATCGCTTCATCGTTTCTCTCGctaataacaaaacatttgcGGTACATTTCCTTCGCAATAAGAAATCAGAACGGCATGAACTACAGCACACTCCACCCGACGTAGATCTTTTTAACGAAAGTACAAATACTATTACTATCATCGATAAAAATGAta AAAACTACTTGGATCTGCAGGAGGACAAGAAAGTAAAAGAAGAAGCTATGGATTACAAAAAACAACGTGAAGATGTGGTTCGGTCACTAGAGACAGTACAGTCGCGACTCGTAGAACTCCTCGAAGAGAATCTCGCAGAGCGCCCTTTGCACCAACTTTCATTGTCTGAGTTTAACTTACATCTTGAACACAAGAAAGAGCGCATAAAACAG gCAGAAAAAGAGCGTGAACAAATTCGTCTTGTGACAGAAGCACGTATCCGTGCACAGGATAAAGTGACAGCGTGGATCAAGTCACAATGTTGGGATACCATGCTAACTCCGAGAGTCAAACTATTCGCCATATTCAGTCATTATCAG GTAGAGAACTATGCAGTACTTCCGACGCAACGAGATAAGTGGCCTGAACTACAACAGATCGAAGCATTGCGTAGCATTGAGATGGAATGTGATACTAACCTGTTTCGACCGTGGGAAGAACACGCTGAGAGCTTTAGTATAGAAGAAAATCAAGCACA GATGGGTCCTCAATCGATGTTATCGGTGAAAGAAGGCCGTAAAAGTACTGAGAGCCAGCTGATTCCAGAGATTGTTGAACCAGACGAGTCCCTGGAGGGCGAACCCTATGTTCTCTCCGGCTCGAATGCACACCGGTTTATCCAGATACCAACATTTATGATCCCGCAAACAATGGCCTACAGCTTCCTACATATGAACTGGCTGCAACATATTGTTAAA TTAAACGTTCAGAATATGCGACTTTGGTTCAACAAAGAATTCGACGAGTTAATGAATCAAAAGAAACGTGAGATTGGTCTTGTAGAAGAAAGGAATGCTCGTCTTCGTTTCATAATTGAGG AACTAAATAAACTATCTGACTTACGTGGAAGTTTCCATCATTTGACTATACAAATTCGTGATCCCGAATGGAAACAGGAAGAACAACCACACCGACTTATTAAAGTGGATCCCGAAGAA TGCAGTATCGAGCCGTACGTGAGTCCAAGCCAGGTGGTGATACCGCCGCCTGAACCGCGACCTCCGGACGATTTTCGCGAACGAGCTCTCATGTATATGATGGATGGTGTACTCGAAAAACTCTGGCACGAGGAGATCAAGAAACCCATTCCTATGCCGCTCTGCATG ttggAGAAAGATCCGGAACATTTTAATGAGGATGACTTGCGACTGGTTTTCGATTACGAAGCAAAGGTTAAATTTAGAAACGAGGAACGAGACAAATACAGAAAAATGCTTCACGCGGAATATGCCAAATTATCACAAATACTTAATGAAGGAATTGTGAAGTTCAATCAAAGG GTAAAGGAAACGTGGTTAACAAAGTTAAGAGTTGACTCAGTTATTGGACAAGAAAACTTAAATCTTATGAGATTACGCAGAACTAATTTGGATCGCGTTGAGATGGCTGAACAATTAGAAGAAATGAG aagtgacataaaaaaatatgaaggaGAAATAGAAGTACTACAACGGGAATTGCATTTGATCCACGAACAAAGCGAAGAGTGTCAGGCTGCGTACGACGCTCTCACACAGAAGGACAAATACCTAGATCGCACCTTTAAGAACCACTTTTCTGATCTCTCACCCATTATAGTTGACCAGTGCTACAAGTTTTTTAA AAAGAGGCCAAAATGGCATCAACGTGCAACGATGATATCGGTTGTACTCTACGACTTAGCAAACGCTGTATTAACTGGAATCCGTCCTCCACTTTTACATGTAGACTGCGTCGAATTCTTTAAGGG TGTTGAGCAGTTGGACCAGATAAGCAACATGCCGCCAGTAATGGACGAAGGTCTCTGGGCGACTATGTGCAAACTCCGTCGAACTAAAATCGAGAACGAAATACGT ATGCGCGCGGTTGCGCAGGAGATGTCGTGCGTggaggcggcggcggcggcgtggCGCGCGGCGGTGTTGGCGCGGCGGCAGCGCCTCGCGCGCGTCGCTGACGACACAGCACAGCACAGACACGCCGCTGAGCTGGCCGCCAGGAACTACACCATGCAG CTGGTATTACCGGCGGGACAAGTTGAAATAATCACAACGGGTCACATTGAGGATTTCGAGGATGCTACTCTTATACCTCGAGAGGAGATCGAGAAGGTCAACGATGTTATTCTG AAAGTAGGAGActggaaattaaaaatgatgagAAAGCAGATAGAATTTCGTAAAGGAATTTTGTCGAAAGAATGGGAACACGCACAGATGAAAATGAAATTGCGCCATATGGAGCAGGAACTTCAATCTTATCGAAGACTAAAG gTACCTAAAGAACTTCAAAGTTATTTGAAAAACCTAGAGCTAGGTTACACAGACGAACAGGACTACGTGCGTATGGAAAAAGAAATCGAAGCATCAAAAACCTCTGTCAATAAGATAATTAATGAGCAAATACGTAAAGTTGAAGAAATGGAG GTGAAAATAAATGCACTGGATGCTCAAGCTCAGCAATTGGAGAAATCAATAGTTTCGCTAAATGTGAAAGTTTCGGAGAAGAAACTTAATGAGGATCCCTTAGAGCCAATTCGGATTCGACGCATTTTCAAAAAACG CATGGAGACGCTGGTGATGCGCAGCAAGCTGGTTCGCGAAGTACAGAGTAACCACACGCGCATTGTACTGCTGCAGACGGAACTGGAGTTGCTGCGACTGAAGACGTACCCCACGCTCGCTAGCTTCCGTACCATTAATTAG